atattcatccttggttataaggccttccttccatttcctaaatgagtcttttttatttctcaattcattggaaagctgtttatggagccaccttggcttctttaggctcttcttgttttttttcttctcataggagtcgtttgtgattgtgccttcaatattttgcatttaaaaaactcCCACCCCTGTTGAACTCTCTTctcaagtatttctgaccatgtgattctactttcagtttgttaaaatttgctttcctgaagtccatcTTATATATCTGACTACATACaatttttcccttccccaagactgtaaattccaaaatgacATGGTCACTGGCTGCTACCCAGgatgcccactactttcacctcgtcaaccagttcttccctgttggtgagaatcaggtccaagTCCTTGGATTGGAACAAAGGAAACCCTTGTATGAGCAGAAGGGCCTGCTGTTCATCTAGGGGCAGGAGTGTCAATTCCACAGACTTCTTAATTTAGCTGTAGAAGTACCTCAACCCTCAAGAAGAGCTTTAATGTGAAAGGCCTGTAGAAGTTGGGGCAGGGTGGAAAGATTGTGTGCTCAGTTGCTATGAAGCGGTTACAAGTTATTTTTTAATAGTTTATTAATAATTGGGTAGATATATCAATAATGCCACTTGGTTTTATGTCCTCTTACTAATACTTCATTCTATCTGTAGGTCACTCTGCTGTGGCTCCAATGAAGGAAGGACAAAAGGGACATCATAAATCTATGTCTCTCCATCTGTACAACTCTACTGCTGCAGTCTCAACAGATGAGACAGTTGTATCTGGAACTCAGTCCCTTTGGGAAAGTGGAAAAACTGGCTGTAGTAGCTTTTTGGAAACTTATGCGTCTGCAGATGAGAACTGTTCTTGGAATAATATCACAATAGCAGACATGTATCCAGAAATGGTGAAGACGCTTAGCAGGCTTATGTATAAAGTGTCACATAAAGCCTGTTCCCATTCACAGATCAAACGGTATTGGCACCCTaaaaaaacaaagtttaacacagctactgagagagagagaaaattaaggCCATTAAAACACAATTCTACCCTGGTAATATCAAAAGATAATGAGAAGTGTAAATTGACAGTGAAGAATAGTGGAAGTTATATACCTTTAGATTATAGCAACAATCAGACGCCGCATACACTGTTCACTGAATCTAGTGTGACATCTGCATACCATAgtacaaaagaaatgaaaattgaCTCCTCTGATGTTGAGGGAGTTGGACAAAATGGTATAGGGCCTTCTATGTTTCCTAACAGTCATTCTGGGGGGCGAAAAATTCATCTTGAAAGTCCATCTTGGGTCCCTTCATCTTCAGACCATGTAAGAAAGGGTCAGGCTTTTGAAGAGCATTATGCTATTTGCCCTGTTCCAGGAGCAACATTTGATATGATAGATGGAGATGAAACTACGGAAACAAGCATGTCACTCAAGGATCCATCAACTTTGAATAGTAACATAAATCCGTTTTTGCAAGCTAACAAGTCTTCACCAGTGAAATCTCCATGTAGGTTATTCAGAAATCACGAGATTAAAATGATCCCTACAGCTGGTTCATTACAGCGAAGTCAGTCTTTTTCACAGTTTCTTGTTAATTGCAATCGCATTAAAGTTCAACAGAAATTTGAAGATGCATTTGAAAAGATGTACAAAGAACTATGTTGTCCACAGTTGCAGAAATCATTTAAGTTTTCAAACATATGCACAAACCCAACCAAGTCTGGTGATAAGGTTTTAAAACCAGATTTGAGTGACTGGACAAAGTTTCATCAGAAACGTAAGTCTGGGAATATGTATCAGAAATCATGTTCTGAAGGATTTCCAAAAATCCCTACATTGCTGAGAGCTGCAAGATTAAAAAAATATGAAGCAGTGCAAGTGTCCAAGACTGTAAATGCCCTAGTCAATTCTCCTATACGAACGCTACATACTGTTGCCAGAACCAAAAGAACAGCAAATTTTTCTAATGAAGATTTTCTGCCTTCACCTgtaaaaagattaaaaaatatATCTGAGAGCTTTGTTTCTGGAGTGGGCTGGAAATCAGCTCACTGGGAGGATATTAATCTTGATAAATCTGGAATGACTCAATCACTGCATTATCCTAACTTAAGCAATTATTATTCAAAAAAAATGGTAAGTAAACCCTGATCCTTTAATCATATGAAAATGTACTCTATCCTGATAAGATATCCATAGATATGTTCCTTCAGAGACTGACAGAGTTACTAAATATTCAAGTCCTTGTCTATTACCATGGCTTTTCTCTTATGCATGCGTACATATGTAAGTTCCACTGAACACAGCGATTAAATCTTGGCTACTAGTAGTTGAGTGGATTTTCCTTTTACGCTCAATATGTTGGCTTGCATCTAACTCAATAGAATTTACTGCAGGAGGGGGAAAAgtaatatatttttttctcttctcccataTCTTCTGGCAAAATATTCACATAAATATTGCATATAAAAATACTAAAAGTAAGGCATACTGCTAAGAAAATAAAAGCTTGCTGACACTGATATAAATAGCCCCTGGATTTATACTAATCCATGTTATAAAATGCATCACTTTAATGTTTGATACTTAAATTTTCAGGATTCTGGAATCTGTGTTTCTTCAAATCGCACCTTTCTGGTTGGGCCAAGCACTTACATGCACGGTAGGTTTCCAAAGAGCTATTTTTTAATGCTCAATAGGTATCTTGGAAGCAAGTGAAAAAAAGTCCTCTTCACAATTTTGACAGAGAAGATACACTACTTTTCAATCATTCGAACCCAGACATATCTGGATAGCTTTAAAATGTCTAGTCCTTAATTGTTACTTAGTGAActtcagttttaaaatattttgatgtGTTTGAGAAGATGATTAACATGATGAAGAAATCGAAGTATTTCCCAAGGCAGAAGCTCTGAATGAATATTTTTGGAAAAATAGATTTGGATAGAGTTCCAATAAATAGTGATTTTCAGAAGATTTttccttgtatttattttattttttatttaacgTTAGTTGTAgttcacctttctctctgagacaacagctggaacattcaataaacacgGGTATGTGCTGCAGATTTCATCATTAATATGGCTTCAAGTTAAAAAATTTATATAATAAAACATATCTCATTTATGGTGATTGCTTCAAAGTTGTGGAAATGTAAGGATTCTGTGTCTGAGTCTGGATCAGGAGGCTGAATGAAGTGGTGGAATGGGGCATACCACTCTTGAATGCTAATCCATAAAGTAAAACCTTTTTAAGTAGAAAATTTACCACTGAGTTTCTAACCACCCTGTTTCCTGTAGCGTTAACAGTTCAACTTGAAGGGAACTGCATTTAATTTTTAACATCCAGCCCaataaagagttctggagaacttgaatgCTTGTCCATTGTTTTGTGTCAAAACTCTGCTTGCAAAGCACTTCCCCTTACTTCAGATACACAAAGGCTGGGAGGTGttaggctctcctttggaggcttTTAATGGCTATCTGACAGCAGATAACTATCAGCAGtgctgagagggagagcaggaagggttacatcagtgctttgttctcatggccctttcttacatgcccaggttaatgctgattgccactttggggttaggaagcaattttctccaggccagtttggctagagatcctggagggtttttgccatcttctgaaaatggagcagaggtcactagAGGTGTGGGGgacaggtagttgtgaatttcctgcattgtccagGAGGTTTgcctagatgaccctggaggtaccttccaattcTGATTCTAAGGGTAGGCTGAGATTCAGTAGTGAGACAACTCTACATGCTCTGAGATAGTGTGCTAATTAAAAGGGTTACAGTTTAATATTTATGATTATATCTTATTCTTATATGTGTATGTTTGAAGTGCTGCACAAGATATATGGTTCTTTTGGCTGATGGTAATTGTAAATGTACCTCTCTGTGAGCCACAGAGCAAGTACCACTGCTATACAGACAAAAAGCCTGGAGAGACATAGACTAGCCACTATGCTAAATCAAAAAGTTCTCGTAATCTTTCCTCTTGATTTCCCTTCAAATCATTAAGATAATCAGATGATCATCTTAATCAGTTCCCTGGCTTCTATTTCAGAATTACTTTTTTAAGCTGCCTGTGTAATCATGAAAGTCACATTCAACTCTATAAATGGAGGCTGTGAACAAAGATCTCCAAGAACAACCTGTATTATTGACCATTACTAATACATATTTAAATATGCATACTCTAGTTTTCTCACTAATTTTATAGCAACCTGAGGCATTAAACAAGGTTGTATACTTGTCCTTTTCCATTTCACTTTCTGTATGAATGCTGTAACTGGTATTCAagtaagagattttttttctccatcttgCTGTTAGCCCCCAAAAGCCATCTTCATGCTGATGAGATGATATTGTTCTCATATGTCCAGGTGGTCTTGAGCATTCCTTTCACATTGGAGGCTTTGTAAAAGCAATGCATTTAGTATTAACTTAGAAGAAAGCTTTTTGTTTATGTGCTAGAAGCTCCAAATTACATGTGAAATGTCTTAATAGTAAAAAGCTCAAGTAGGTCAAGTCATACAGTTACCTAGATTTATGTGTTCCTAAAGCATGTAGAAATGTACATCTCCAACCCACAGGACAAAAGGAAAATCAGATAGCCAATTAGATTTTAACATTCTAACGGTGTCAAACGATTCTTTGGATTTCTCAAGGTGGCAAATCAACTTTTAAGTTCTGTTTTTGTGTTTAAGGTGCAAAAGCTCTTCCGGTTCTGTTTTAGTAGTAAAAATGAACTCTTCCAAAGATATATAATATGTCTACCTGGCTTTTACTAGTTTAATTTTAATTCCTTAGGAAACCCAAGGACCACACATAAATTTTGTAAACCAGGTTTTCCATTATGTGATTCATACATATCTTGAACATTCATATTGTTGCTATAATAAAAATGTATTGGGTTGAATACTAAGAACCGTAAATAGAGGGAGTTCATGAGACAGCTCTCTTTTCTATCTCCTCACAGGCACCTGTGCTCCAAAAGCTGTTTCTTAGGGCCAGGGGATCTTTGCAAGTGTAGAATGTATATGAAATAGCAAAAACTGGAAATTGGAAACACAAACTCTTCTATTCACAGAACAGCTCatagaaaagaaaagagggatcATGATTTTTGCCTATTTCCTCAGCTTGAATCCTGGTCTGTTCCCCAAAGGTCGCCTGACCCAAAGCAGAGTAGCTTTAGGGGGGCATAAAGAGGACAAATTCCATGAACACCTTTTGTTCATATGAGTAAACCCACTGATTGAACTAAACACATCTTTCACATATAACAGGGAAGGATCTGTTTTGATGGGTGAAGCCATGCAGGATGGAAAGATTAAAACCTCTCCCCACTCTCCATATAGTCTTGAATTGACTGTAATTCTTCATTTCTATAAAATTTGATCATGGTGTCCCAGGGATTACTGTAAAAGacctgcctcctggttgcctcttCTTCAGGAGGGGGCACACACATACCCCTAGTGGCAGGTCCACAGAGAGCCAAATGTGTACAGAAGACCTTAATTGGTGAACTGGACAGTAAGTGAGAAGGTGCTGTGTCACACAACTTTGTCCTAAGCCATTTAAGGCTATGAGGTTAAGAACCAGCGCTATAaattgtgtccagaaacagatgggaagccagtgcagatctttcagcacagggaaTATATGATCTTGTCTAGCAGCTGACAGTAGATTTGACTATAACATTTTGAAACAAATAGAGTTGTGTGCAAAGTTAGTGGAGTGCTTACCTCTATTCACACTTGCTGTTTCCACAGAATCTGGAATGGCAGATGACTATAAATACATTCCCAAGTTGTTTCGAGGTTGTGATGCTCTCAAAAAAGAACAAAACTGTTCAAGCGGGTAAGTGACATCTAAATATATTTTAGTATCCATTTGATGCTTTcctttgtttaataataataacattcgatttatataccgcccttcaggataacttaacacccacccagagcagtttacaaagtatgtcattattatccccacaacaaaacaccctgtgaggtggatggagctgagagagctagaaggtatgactgagccaaggtcacccagctggcttcaagtagaggagtgaggaatcagacttggttctctagattagtgtcccgtgctcttaaccactacaccaaactggctctctatattTAAGAATATAGAGGAGGAGGAATAGTGAATAGTTCATCAACTATTCACTATTTTGatctgatttaaatcaaatcagtttaaatcataatttaaatcactagtcaataagactagatttaaatcacggttttctacataaagattcacacttagcttcttgtgcagatctagtCTATGCCCAACAATCTTCTGTTCATTGaactttttgaaacttagcacaagaggtaaggggttggttctgtgtacaaagatttgcaaagtaAATGAGATTAAGATCCTTTTCTCAACTGTGCATgcttattttataacctttttgctgtgcaGAAGAGACGTGAACTCTGCAGATACAAATTCagagttttgagaactgtaaaaccaagcatctgtgatatcttagaaaaattgcccaataatcttacagaaacctctggaagagcatgacgtTGTAGATGGAaattcgtttaccaaaaaatttaaacattgcatgaatatatgcaatgtttaaatttatatcatgctacataattaaaaactaatccttatttcatgatgataacctttggactataatgtatcttaaatagtaA
The DNA window shown above is from Eublepharis macularius isolate TG4126 chromosome 3, MPM_Emac_v1.0, whole genome shotgun sequence and carries:
- the HJURP gene encoding Holliday junction recognition protein — protein: MAMRHDAGEERDGQHRRPLRKEERGGRCWGRRRDSESSFSFLERCQKKSADRFALSMYSIMEKYNFPFEDDKIVSIKSLMYDTPDGPKVWGEESEGEGVNGSHETSKNLSEEEQFVDSYEEFPSCTDYQSNSEMSSIKRHLENMHLKENIPLTCSSGSLNKNKYRAEMDVLVNDDAFCVPKSPMILRTEAENIHESSFQELMNESLYGHSAVAPMKEGQKGHHKSMSLHLYNSTAAVSTDETVVSGTQSLWESGKTGCSSFLETYASADENCSWNNITIADMYPEMVKTLSRLMYKVSHKACSHSQIKRYWHPKKTKFNTATERERKLRPLKHNSTLVISKDNEKCKLTVKNSGSYIPLDYSNNQTPHTLFTESSVTSAYHSTKEMKIDSSDVEGVGQNGIGPSMFPNSHSGGRKIHLESPSWVPSSSDHVRKGQAFEEHYAICPVPGATFDMIDGDETTETSMSLKDPSTLNSNINPFLQANKSSPVKSPCRLFRNHEIKMIPTAGSLQRSQSFSQFLVNCNRIKVQQKFEDAFEKMYKELCCPQLQKSFKFSNICTNPTKSGDKVLKPDLSDWTKFHQKRKSGNMYQKSCSEGFPKIPTLLRAARLKKYEAVQVSKTVNALVNSPIRTLHTVARTKRTANFSNEDFLPSPVKRLKNISESFVSGVGWKSAHWEDINLDKSGMTQSLHYPNLSNYYSKKMDSGICVSSNRTFLVGPSTYMHESGMADDYKYIPKLFRGCDALKKEQNCSSGVPKKLNYNEGQVRRAYVEEPICKDYQGSFLEGSGDEMS